One genomic window of Caminibacter pacificus includes the following:
- a CDS encoding YdcF family protein: MFNLVSKLFTGFLLPPGLFITIFIIIAVLSKKVRKIAIFSAVLLYLISTKPIANLLLTPLENDITIIQHENDAKYTILLGGGFNFKDIFKFSPHAFKREVYAFMISKETNTPLIFCGAKKEMKAFLDDLRLFEKRFNFKITYYFPKPSLNTYQNAETASELFEEKGWKKKIYLITSAYHMKRAIMLYKHFGFEVVPKPVDFLRDYNYDYWDFLPNAGSFLKSYAAIHEYFGILSLKLRGI; encoded by the coding sequence ATGTTTAATTTGGTTTCAAAACTTTTTACAGGGTTTTTATTACCGCCGGGACTCTTCATCACAATTTTTATAATTATTGCCGTACTTAGTAAAAAAGTTAGAAAAATAGCAATTTTTAGTGCCGTTTTATTATATTTAATATCGACAAAACCTATCGCAAATTTACTTCTAACGCCTCTTGAAAATGATATTACAATAATACAACACGAAAATGACGCGAAATATACAATTCTACTCGGCGGAGGATTTAATTTCAAAGATATTTTCAAATTTTCACCTCACGCTTTTAAAAGAGAAGTTTACGCTTTTATGATTTCAAAAGAGACAAACACCCCTTTAATCTTTTGCGGAGCGAAAAAAGAGATGAAAGCATTCTTAGATGATTTAAGACTTTTTGAAAAACGATTTAATTTTAAAATCACTTATTATTTTCCAAAACCTTCCCTAAACACTTACCAAAACGCCGAAACTGCAAGCGAGCTTTTTGAAGAAAAAGGATGGAAGAAAAAAATATATCTCATCACCAGCGCTTATCATATGAAAAGAGCGATAATGCTCTATAAACATTTCGGATTCGAAGTAGTACCGAAACCTGTAGATTTTTTAAGAGATTATAATTACGATTATTGGGATTTTCTGCCGAATGCCGGAAGTTTTCTTAAAAGCTATGCGGCAATTCACGAATATTTCGGAATTTTAAGTTTAAAACTTAGAGGTATTTAG